The Geotalea uraniireducens Rf4 genome window below encodes:
- a CDS encoding peptidylprolyl isomerase — protein sequence MLRKLVVALSIGLCLAGTAGAEDAKESKSVKTGHNPVVVMETSLGTVKMELFQKEAPLSVKNFLDYTNGGYYNGTIFHRVIPNFMIQGGGFTAEMKTKPAKAPIKNEAGNGLKNDRGTLAMARSMMVDSASSQFFINAVNNDYLNHRDNSPQGFGYAVFGKVIEGMDVVDKIAAVKTGMQKGFQDVPETAVVIKSMKVVK from the coding sequence ATGCTGAGAAAACTGGTAGTCGCACTTTCCATTGGACTCTGTCTGGCGGGGACAGCCGGCGCGGAGGATGCGAAGGAGTCCAAATCCGTTAAAACCGGGCATAATCCGGTAGTGGTCATGGAAACAAGCCTGGGAACGGTAAAGATGGAACTTTTTCAAAAAGAAGCGCCGCTCAGCGTCAAAAATTTTCTCGATTATACTAATGGCGGCTACTATAACGGCACCATTTTCCACCGGGTCATTCCCAACTTCATGATCCAGGGTGGGGGATTCACTGCCGAGATGAAGACGAAGCCGGCCAAGGCCCCGATCAAGAACGAAGCGGGCAACGGCCTGAAAAACGACCGCGGCACCCTGGCCATGGCCCGTTCCATGATGGTGGATTCCGCCTCATCCCAGTTCTTCATCAACGCGGTCAACAACGACTACCTCAACCACCGCGACAACTCGCCGCAGGGATTCGGCTACGCCGTGTTCGGCAAGGTGATCGAGGGGATGGACGTGGTGGACAAGATAGCTGCGGTGAAAACCGGAATGCAGAAAGGTTTCCAGGATGTACCGGAAACGGCGGTGGTGATCAAGTCGATGAAGGTCGTAAAGTAA
- a CDS encoding cytochrome c biogenesis protein ResB, with protein MLNNFYNRLASLSLGIWLMFGVVVLLGVGSFSGGGAESSSINDMPLFYWLKETPIVFSWWLWLTIGLLGVLALNTVLCSIESLRSKYGRAKFLTLIAPQVMHAGFLFIVLAHLFSAYGGLKGVMQVNEGESIGFPDGTRIELGNITAETGPMGMMTGYSADVRYGTSGGTVKQTISPNHPFFYKGFGVYLKDVQAVPYRIALVEIHREPGAALALAGALLFTIGNVVLLAVRRGR; from the coding sequence ATGCTCAACAATTTTTATAACCGTCTCGCTTCGCTCTCTCTCGGCATCTGGCTCATGTTCGGCGTGGTCGTGCTTCTCGGCGTCGGCTCTTTTTCCGGCGGCGGCGCGGAATCGAGCTCCATCAACGACATGCCGCTCTTTTACTGGCTGAAAGAAACACCCATTGTATTCTCCTGGTGGCTCTGGCTCACCATCGGCCTGCTGGGCGTCCTCGCCCTCAACACGGTGCTGTGCAGCATCGAATCGCTCCGCAGCAAATATGGCCGGGCAAAGTTCCTTACCCTGATTGCCCCGCAGGTCATGCACGCGGGCTTTCTCTTCATCGTCCTCGCCCATCTCTTCAGCGCCTATGGCGGCTTGAAAGGGGTGATGCAGGTTAACGAAGGGGAGTCCATCGGCTTTCCCGACGGGACCCGAATTGAACTGGGTAATATAACCGCAGAGACCGGGCCGATGGGGATGATGACCGGCTACAGCGCCGATGTCCGCTATGGAACATCCGGCGGGACGGTGAAGCAGACCATCAGCCCCAACCATCCGTTCTTTTATAAGGGTTTCGGAGTCTACCTCAAGGATGTGCAGGCTGTTCCCTACAGGATAGCCCTGGTGGAGATCCACCGGGAGCCGGGAGCGGCCCTGGCCCTGGCAGGCGCGCTCCTCTTCACCATCGGCAACGTGGTGCTCCTGGCGGTACGGCGGGGGAGGTAA
- a CDS encoding cytochrome c biogenesis protein has translation MIWLLLTSIVLYLFGSYKRPVFVAALLAELVYLGLRGAELGRLPLIGPQDTLAFFSASIGLMALPFIFSKTPRTSASFSWGTGCMAALFALLALPFPTLNMPLPPVLKTYWFELHVALAFFAYALFGVGALLGGMFLFNKEKALLDLQYKSALVGYSFFSASMVSGGIWGYYAWGTYWLWTPKELWTSILWLFYSLYLHLRLKGPQWERGVAWAGIIGFAAALFTYLGVSMLMKSSHSF, from the coding sequence ATGATATGGCTCCTTTTGACCTCCATCGTCCTGTATCTGTTCGGCTCATACAAAAGGCCGGTTTTCGTTGCCGCTCTCTTGGCGGAGCTCGTCTACCTTGGCTTGAGGGGCGCGGAACTGGGGAGATTGCCGCTCATCGGCCCCCAGGACACCCTGGCCTTTTTTTCCGCCTCCATCGGCCTGATGGCCCTCCCATTCATTTTCTCGAAAACACCCCGCACATCGGCCTCGTTTTCCTGGGGAACGGGTTGCATGGCCGCACTCTTTGCCCTGCTGGCGCTCCCCTTTCCCACCTTGAACATGCCGTTGCCGCCGGTGCTGAAAACCTATTGGTTCGAACTGCACGTGGCGCTGGCTTTCTTCGCTTACGCCCTGTTCGGCGTTGGGGCGCTGTTGGGGGGGATGTTCCTTTTCAATAAGGAGAAGGCGCTCCTCGACCTCCAGTACAAGAGCGCCCTGGTCGGCTACAGCTTTTTCTCCGCCTCCATGGTTTCCGGCGGCATCTGGGGTTACTACGCCTGGGGAACCTACTGGCTCTGGACGCCCAAGGAGCTCTGGACCTCCATTCTCTGGCTCTTCTACAGCCTTTACCTGCACCTGCGCCTCAAAGGTCCCCAGTGGGAAAGGGGCGTTGCCTGGGCGGGGATCATCGGCTTTGCAGCGGCGCTCTTCACCTACCTGGGGGTAAGCATGCTGATGAAGAGCTCCCACAGTTTTTGA